The following proteins are co-located in the Brachybacterium sacelli genome:
- a CDS encoding SRPBCC family protein has protein sequence MAEKTTEDTTDQPWWKEALADLPFDDLKSQATDYAKALAEKGSSTLTDKLNGLSDSLTPDGDGGASGEGLKKGAEKLAEGKSPVSAGASALATGAKEKLTPGSGGSSSGSSGGSSDVKKFSNIVESIEVGVPVRVAYNQWTQFQDWTGFMKKVENAEQSSEEKVEFKGQVFLSHRTWESTIVQQVPDEQIVWESKGEKGHLDGAVTFHEIGPRLTRILIIVNYYPQGFVEKVGNMGRPVGKRIRVESRLFARYVMTTTILDEDAVEGWRGEIRDSEVVRTHEEALEAEQEEADRGDQEAGEPESDLDAETEHDPDASEEDAEGPADTDTEDTADTEEDDTDEGETEEDASADGDDSDPDSGTAQDQETSENEKDDSEEADDSHGPDQDDDFEYVDDESETTKGTS, from the coding sequence ATGGCTGAGAAGACCACAGAGGACACCACGGACCAGCCCTGGTGGAAGGAAGCTCTCGCCGATCTTCCGTTCGATGACCTGAAGTCGCAGGCGACCGACTACGCGAAGGCTCTGGCCGAGAAGGGCTCCTCCACCCTGACCGACAAGCTCAACGGCCTGTCGGACTCGCTGACGCCGGACGGCGACGGCGGTGCCTCCGGGGAGGGGCTGAAGAAGGGCGCCGAGAAGCTCGCCGAGGGCAAGAGCCCCGTCTCGGCGGGAGCGTCGGCGCTCGCGACCGGCGCCAAGGAGAAGCTGACCCCCGGATCCGGGGGATCCTCCAGCGGTTCCTCGGGAGGCTCCTCCGACGTCAAGAAGTTCTCGAACATCGTCGAGTCGATCGAGGTGGGCGTCCCCGTCAGGGTCGCCTACAACCAGTGGACCCAGTTCCAGGACTGGACCGGCTTCATGAAGAAGGTCGAGAACGCCGAGCAGTCCTCCGAGGAGAAGGTGGAGTTCAAGGGACAGGTCTTCCTCTCCCACCGCACCTGGGAATCCACCATCGTGCAGCAGGTCCCCGACGAGCAGATCGTCTGGGAGTCGAAGGGCGAGAAGGGCCATCTCGACGGAGCGGTCACGTTCCACGAGATCGGACCGCGGCTCACCCGGATCCTCATCATCGTCAACTACTACCCGCAGGGCTTCGTCGAGAAGGTCGGGAACATGGGACGCCCGGTCGGCAAGCGCATCCGCGTGGAGTCCCGGCTCTTCGCCCGCTATGTCATGACCACGACGATCCTCGACGAGGACGCGGTCGAGGGCTGGCGCGGCGAGATCCGTGACAGCGAGGTCGTGCGCACGCACGAGGAGGCTCTCGAGGCCGAGCAGGAGGAAGCGGATCGCGGCGACCAGGAGGCCGGCGAACCGGAATCCGATCTGGATGCCGAGACCGAGCACGATCCGGACGCCTCGGAGGAGGACGCCGAGGGCCCTGCCGACACCGATACCGAGGACACCGCCGACACCGAGGAGGACGACACGGACGAGGGCGAGACCGAGGAGGACGCCTCCGCCGACGGAGACGACTCCGACCCGGATTCCGGGACTGCGCAGGATCAGGAGACCTCGGAGAACGAGAAGGACGACTCCGAGGAAGCCGACGACTCCCATGGCCCTGACCAGGACGATGACTTCGAGTACGTCGACGACGAGTCAGAGACCACGAAAGGCACATCATGA
- the gvpJ gene encoding gas vesicle protein GvpJ, protein MTSTAVNQQRSRGGYVDRPSSSSLADVVEIILDKGLVIDAFVRVSLVGIEILTVDARIVIASVDTYLRFAEATNRLDLEQKGGKDITEVMGATQEQGAKGKVGGALEGAKDALTSNDDDSEEDDEKSSKSSRSSKKAEASAS, encoded by the coding sequence ATGACCAGCACCGCCGTGAATCAGCAACGCTCCCGGGGCGGGTACGTCGACCGTCCCTCCTCCAGCTCACTCGCCGACGTCGTGGAGATCATCCTCGACAAGGGCCTCGTCATCGATGCCTTCGTGCGGGTCTCCCTGGTCGGCATCGAGATCCTCACCGTCGATGCCCGCATCGTGATCGCCAGCGTCGACACCTATCTGCGGTTCGCCGAGGCCACCAACCGGCTCGATCTCGAGCAGAAGGGTGGCAAGGACATCACCGAGGTGATGGGGGCGACCCAGGAGCAGGGTGCCAAGGGCAAGGTCGGCGGCGCCCTCGAAGGCGCCAAGGATGCACTGACCTCGAACGATGACGACTCCGAAGAAGACGACGAGAAGAGCTCGAAGAGCTCGAGGAGTTCGAAGAAGGCCGAGGCCTCGGCATCGTGA
- a CDS encoding GvpL/GvpF family gas vesicle protein, whose translation MSALPAQDGSSAEPGLYLYGIVRAGARLPEALVGVVATTPHLHEDDGGLAAVVSDLPDDADFGTPQDLLAHSTVLDEIARTTTVLPARFGTVLPSGQAVHEEVLADPERLAETLNSLEGAVQYTVRVRYEQDVVLPEILRADPRLALLREEIAGTTEDETRTQRIALGEAVVGHYEAMRGPDAQELLDALEPLVRDVATHEGGQADDVVDVALLVPRENTERFEAAVEAAAERHHPRMKYRLLGPQAPYDFVDGGQ comes from the coding sequence ATGAGCGCGCTCCCCGCGCAGGACGGCTCCTCCGCCGAGCCCGGGCTCTACCTGTACGGAATCGTCCGTGCGGGGGCCCGGCTCCCGGAGGCCCTGGTGGGCGTCGTCGCGACGACTCCGCACCTGCACGAGGACGACGGCGGCCTCGCGGCCGTCGTCTCCGACCTCCCCGACGACGCCGACTTCGGGACGCCTCAGGACCTTCTCGCGCACTCCACCGTGCTGGACGAGATCGCCCGGACCACCACGGTGCTCCCCGCGCGATTCGGCACCGTGCTGCCCTCCGGGCAGGCGGTCCACGAGGAGGTCCTGGCCGATCCCGAGCGGCTCGCAGAGACCCTGAACTCCCTCGAGGGGGCCGTGCAGTACACCGTGCGCGTGCGATACGAGCAGGACGTCGTCCTGCCCGAGATCCTCCGTGCGGATCCCCGCCTGGCCCTACTGCGGGAGGAGATCGCCGGCACGACCGAGGACGAGACCCGCACCCAGCGCATCGCACTGGGCGAGGCCGTCGTGGGCCACTACGAGGCCATGCGCGGTCCCGACGCCCAGGAGCTGCTCGATGCTCTCGAGCCGCTCGTGCGCGACGTCGCGACGCACGAGGGAGGCCAGGCGGACGACGTCGTGGATGTCGCGCTCCTCGTTCCCCGCGAAAACACCGAACGGTTCGAGGCGGCCGTCGAAGCGGCCGCGGAGCGCCATCATCCCCGGATGAAGTACCGGCTCCTGGGACCCCAGGCGCCGTACGACTTCGTGGACGGCGGGCAGTGA
- the ccmI gene encoding c-type cytochrome biogenesis protein CcmI — protein MGIFSGLITLPLAPLRGTVWVAEQVRDEADKELHDPAVIRRQLEQIAEARREGTIDEAEADTAERELVARLIRADRNEGT, from the coding sequence ATGGGCATCTTCAGCGGACTGATCACGCTCCCGCTCGCGCCCCTGCGCGGCACCGTCTGGGTGGCGGAGCAGGTGCGTGACGAGGCGGACAAGGAGCTCCACGACCCCGCGGTCATCCGGCGGCAGCTCGAACAGATCGCCGAGGCCCGCCGCGAGGGGACGATCGACGAGGCGGAGGCGGACACGGCCGAACGAGAGCTCGTGGCACGACTTATCCGAGCGGACCGGAACGAGGGAACCTGA